The genomic stretch CGGCGACCTGGCCGGGGACCCGGCGGGGGAGCTGGCGATGGACCTGACCGCGGCCCGGGCGCGCTTCGCCGCCGACGCCGGGCTCGACGTCGTCGTCACCGTCGACGCCGCGGGCTGCCCCACCCACCTGGTCCGGCCGGGCCTGCGGGACGGCGACGACGAGCTGCAGGTCGTGCCGGTGAGCCTGCGGGTGCGGCCGGGCGCCCCGCTGGTGGAGGTGGTCACCCGCGCGATGACCCGGGTCGCCGCCCGGCGCTTCGACCCGGTGCTCTGCGTGGACCCGGGCGGGCGGCTGCTCGGCCTGGTCCGCCCCGAACGGATGACCCTGCGGCTCGCCGAGCTCCAGGGAGGGTCGTCGCCGGTCGACGTCCCCTGAGCACACCGTCCTCGACAGGACACGACGCCGCACGGCTGCGGCCGAGAGAGACCACGGAGGAACCCGGTGAAGGAGTTCGACTGCGCCGACGTCGTCCCCGGTTGCGGAGCCAGCTTCCGCGCCCCGACGGCGGAGGAGCTGCTGCTGCACGGCCGCGTGCACGCCGAGCACGGCCACGGCAAGGTGGCCGCGGACATGCCCGCGGTCGACGTGGCCGTGGGCCGCGCGATCCGCGACGTCGCCTGAGGCGACCGCTCAGCTGCCCTCGGGGCCGCGGTGGGCCTTGACGACGACGAGCACGTCCTCGCTCTGCAGCGTCCCGATCAGCGGGTCGTCGAAGCGCAGGGTGCGCCCGCCGCGGGTCACCGACAGCACCACGTCCCGGAGCTGACGGGGGCTCAGGCCGACCTCGGAGTGG from Modestobacter roseus encodes the following:
- a CDS encoding DUF1059 domain-containing protein, which codes for MKEFDCADVVPGCGASFRAPTAEELLLHGRVHAEHGHGKVAADMPAVDVAVGRAIRDVA